The Nerophis lumbriciformis linkage group LG05, RoL_Nlum_v2.1, whole genome shotgun sequence genome contains a region encoding:
- the bltp3b gene encoding bridge-like lipid transfer protein family member 3B isoform X3: MAGLIKKQILKHLSRFAKNLSPDKINLSTLKGEGQLTNLELDEEVLQSLLDLPTWLAISRVCCNKATIRIPWTKLKNHPISLTLDKVEMEMSTCDEPRPPNGPSPIATASGQSEYGFAEKVVEGMSLSINSIVIRISAKAFNASFELSQLQVYSVNNSWSISDLRSTRIQDPQKGEILTFKEISWQMIRIEADAIHSAEHEMLSAPIRLITNQSKIRVTLKRRLKDCNVVASKLVLILDDLLWVLTDSQLKAMVQYAKSLSEAMEKSTQQRKSMATEDQVSSAPPSSQQVRMQQTSTAADQSATMAKLFSDNDVCETSHHLQIMHLDLHICDDIHAADKVINKRITGGAMQLSFSSITLDYYPFHKAGDSCAHWMHYSEATKTRDGWVRSLLDEFKSNVEMLKSAVRNQQGVAPAHSSPGKINTSSSTTFSAPPESSKAQLMSSSVVLRMADFSIYQVSTADQRRSSPKTMISCNKKSLYLPSEMPAIHVEFTEYYYPDGKDYPIPCPNLYAQLNALQLVLDPRSLVWLNLFALDLRQSLEQFMDIYKLNDSQKPDEHVDIKVDGLMLKLVIPADRDPSCPPNLPRSISVQTSEMVATNTRHPANCTRAHLEALLQAFQEEPFFSSSFVSFPRSSSSLPLLHPIFHYHAHEQDTRLHDIYRGLVVPTMEADALKMPAAADFWALHFAQFWVDYEGTHSGKGRPQPFVDSFPLTVWACQPAKLLQHQEKLKSNMSRSTSVETAGRLQRKRLLKEYYSTDSAPTPSHCPAPSNGLHKPQSVDSLPSSSSPSKNADVQVLVYVQKHLSAQVSHRQYVFLMRLQRSIKALQKTLQQDLEEMGSKRDRKAPTPHPADHQPFTACLGLLLKSAEVSLLLKPVPQPEGSQSPLGSELSPAESRGTLEPGSDNNNAATHGRHEGAAKASSIVDQLLCADGTDDSRMQTGQEPLVPMSAARTDTDHKSSLEERTSGRCSSDEGGEMFFDDKTGTSDPLCEDKAAAKMPQSTSSGRLMRDRSQSSFSVSYKNMKKSPSLQSLDNISIDSCLLEDGDTFSLMERDDMSISGFKATVSEQSTADSAPVPEQEDAVSPDSVSATSQSIDEPSKDIVSVLVLKVHSVCAGMEAVGESSALALEVDKVTPSQLGNVSLRQYLSSRSLGAVCSMPAQSSQVAADVKSPSVLGRHRPQVRARLESGPRAAAHSPLAERNGFLQLRVNGYRASLLMSTLRNLAQFLEDDSAPQVLPMEISVTDACVDLKDDGPRDNPSDPEPSPVKLHVDTLVIHRRDDGAFYIGAEAKHRSPSEDSAQCSVPEAAANGTLSQTPSASPRPSTRENMLTEENDCLKMELSLAKMVLAEVQMERDSLLHQIKSLNGTNTS; this comes from the exons ATGGCTGGACTCATTAAAAAGCAGATCTTGAAGCATCTGTCCAG GTTTGCCAAGAACCTTTCCCCCGACAAGATCAACCTGAGCACGCTGAAGGGGGAGGGCCAGCTCACCAACCTGGAGCTGGATGAAGAAGTGCTGCAGAGTCTGCTGGACCTGCCCACCTGGCTGGCCATCAGCCGTGTGTGCTGCAACAAGGCCACCATCAGG ATCCCCTGGACCAAATTAAAGAATCACCCCATCTCTCTA ACTCTTGACAAAGTGGAAATGGAAATGAGCACCTGCGATGAGCCCCGCCCCCCCAACGGCCCCTCTCCTATAGCGACAGCCTCAGGTCAAAG TGAGTACGGCTTTGCTGAAAAGGTGGTGGAGGGGATGTCCCTCTCCATCAACTCCATCGTGATCCGCATCAGCGCCAAGGCCTTCAACGCCTCCTTCGAGCTCTCCCAGCTGCAGGTCTACAGCGTCAACAACAGCTGGAGCATCAGCGACCTGCGCTCCACCCGTATTCAGGACCCTCAAAAAGGCGAG ATCCTCACCTTCAAGGAGATCAGCTGGCAGATGATCCGCATCGAGGCCGACGCCATTCACAGCGCCGAGCACGAGATGCTGAGCGCCCCTATCCGCCTCATCACCAACCAGTCCAAGATCAGAGTCACTCTCAAGCGACGG CTCAAGGATTGTAACGTGGTGGCCTCCAAGCTGGTTCTGATCCTGGACGACCTGCTGTGGGTGCTGACCGACTCCCAGCTGAAAGCTATGGTGCAGTACGCCAAGTCCCTCAGCGAGGCTATGGAGAAGTCGACGCAGCAGAGGAAGAGCATGGCGACAGAAGACCAG GTGTCGTCCGCCCCACCTTCATCCCAGCAGGTCCGCATGCAGCAAACGTCCACGGCCGCCGACCAGAGCGCCACCATGGCCAAGCTGTTCAGCGACAACGACGTGTGCGAAACGTCACACCACCTGCAGATCATGCACCTGGATCTACACATCTGCGACGACATCCACGCCGCGGACAAAG TGATCAATAAAAGGATCACTGGTGGAGCCATGCAGCTCTCATTCAGCTCCATCACTCTGGACTACTACCCATTCCACAAAGCAG GTGACAGCTGCGCCCACTGGATGCACTACAGCGAGGCCACTAAAACCAGAGATGGTTGGGTACGGAGCCTCCTGGATGAGTTTAAGTCCAATGTGGAGATGCTAAAGAGTGCGGTGCGGAATCAGCAGGGAGTGGCTCCGGCGCACAGCTCACCTG GGAAAATCAACACCTCCTCCAGCACAACTTTCAGTGCTCCTCCTGAGAGCTCCAAGGCCCAGCTCATGTCCAGCTCCGTTGTCCTCAGGATGGCGGATTTCAGCATTTACCAG GTGTCCACAGCAGACCAGCGTCGATCCAGTCCCAAGACCATGATCTCCTGCAATAAGAAGTCTTTGTACCTTCCTTCTGAGATGCCGGCCATCCATGTGGAGTTTACAGAGTACTATTACCCCGATGGAAAAGACTATCCGA TCCCTTGTCCCAACCTTTACGCCCAACTGAACGCCCTGCAGCTGGTCCTGGATCCTCGCAGTCTGGTGTGGCTCAACCTTTTCGCCCTGGACCTCAGGCAGAGTCTGGAGCAGTTCATGGATATCTACAAGCTCAACGACTCGCAGAAGCCTGACGAACACGTTGACATCAAGGTGGACGGCCTCATGCTGAAG CTGGTGATCCCTGCCGATCGAGACCCTTCCTGCCCGCCCAACCTGCCTCGCTCCATCTCTGTGCAGACGTCAGAGATGGTGGCCACCAACACACGGCACCCGGCCAACTGCACCCGCGCCCACCTGGAGGCCCTTCTGCAAGCCTTCCAGGAGGAGCCCTTCTTCTCGTCCTCGTTCGTCTCGTTCCCTCGATCATCCTCGTCCCTGCCGCTCCTTCACCCCATTTTCCACTACCACGCCCACGAGCAGGACACCAGGCTGCACGACATCTACCGGGGCCTGGTGGTGCCCACCATGGAGGCGGACGCCCTCAAGATGCCAGCCGCCGCTGACTTTTGGGCATTGCACTTTGCACAATTCTGGGTGGACTATGAGGGTACCCACAGTGGGAAGGGGCGACCGCAGCCTTTTGTGGACTCCTTCCCTCTTACCGTGTGGGCATGTCAGCCCGCAAAGCTCCTCCAGCATCAGGAGAAGCTGAAATCAAACATGTCCCGAAGCACTTCTGTGGAGACTGCTGGCCGCCTGCAGCGGAAGCGCCTCTTGAAGGAGTACTACAGCACGGACAGCGCACCCACGCCATCTCACTGCCCGGCGCCCAGCAACGGACTCCATAAGCCGCAGTCAGTGGACAGCTTGCCTTCCTCGTCCTCGCCAAGCAAAAATGCAGATGTGCAAGTGCTGGTGTACGTTCAGAAGCATTTAAGTGCTCAG gtGAGCCATCGGCAGTACGTGTTCCTGATGCGTCTCCAGCGCAGCATCAAAGCCCTGCAGAAGACCCTGCAGCAGGACCTGGAGGAGATGGGCTCCAAAAGAGACCGCAAGGCTCCGACGCCACATCCCGCAGACCACCAGCCCTTCACCGCTTGTCTGGGCCTCCTGCTCAAAAGCGCTGAGGTCTCCCTCCTCTTAAAGCCTGTCCCCCAGCCAGAAGGCTCACAGTCTCCTTTGGGGTCCGAGCTGTCCCCTGCGGAGAGCAGAGGCACCTTGGAGCCGGGGAGCGACAACAACAACGCCGCCACCCATGGCCGGCACGAGGGAGCAGCCAAAGCCTCCTCCATTGTGGACCAGCTGTTGTGTGCCGACGGCACCGACGATAGCAGAATGCAGACAGGACAGGAGCCACTAGTCCCCATGTCGGCTGCGCGCACGGACACAGATCACAAGTCCTCGCTGGAGGAGAGGACTTCTGGGAGGTGCAGTTCAGATGAAGGTGGAGAAATGTTTTTTGACGACAAGACAGGCACAAGCGACCCTCTTTGTGAGGACAAAGCCGCCGCCAAGATGCCACAGTCGACATCCAG TGGACGCCTGATGCGGGACCGATCCCAGTCCAGTTTCTCGGTGTCCTACAAAAACATGAAGAAGAGTCCGTCCCTGCAGTCGCTGGACAACATTTCAATAGACAGCTGCCTGCTGGAGGACGGGGACACCTTCAGCCTGATGGAaagag ATGACATGTCCATCTCAGGATTTAAGGCCACTGTCAGCGAGCAGAGCACCGCCGACAGCGCGCCTGTCCCAGAGCAGGAAGACGCTGTGTCACCGGACAGTGTTAGCGCAACGTCGCAAAGCATCGACGAACCCTCTAAAGACATT GTGTCTGTGCTGGTGCTAAAGGTGCACTCGGTGTGCGCGGGCATGGAGGCAGTGGGCGAGAGCTCCGCCCTGGCTCTGGAGGTGGACAAAGTGACGCCCAGCCAGCTGGGCAACGTCAGCCTCAGACAATACCTCAGCAGCCGCAGCCTGG GTGCGGTGTGTTCAATGCCTGCTCAGAGCAGTCAAG TGGCTGCCGACGTCAAGTCCCCGTCAGTGCTGGGCCGCCATCGCCCACAGGTGCGCGCCCGGTTGGAGAGCGGTCCGCGCGCCGCCGCCCACTCGCCGCTGGCCGAGCGCAACGGCTTCCTGCAGCTGCGTGTGAACGGGTACCGGGCGAGCCTCCTGATGTCCACGCTGCGCAACCTGGCCCAGTTCCTGGAGGACGACTCGGCGCCGCAAGTGCTGCCCATGGAGATCAGCGTCACGGACGCCTGTGTCGACTTGAAG